Proteins encoded by one window of Mycolicibacterium cosmeticum:
- a CDS encoding NAD(P)-dependent oxidoreductase translates to MEVGFIGAGRMGAPMVSRLVQAGHRVTVLGRTAEKRTAIAELGAIAAGDIAAVALEVVVLCVFTDDQVRAVCAGPLLDAMPAGATLVIHTTGSPRTAQWIAERAPHVAVVDAPVSGGPHDIAAGRLTVFAGGTDDAIAGIRPVLASYADPLLHMGPLGAGQGMKLVNNTMFAAQIGLVAEAVRMGAHLSIDETALLGALAHGSGASRALEMIERAGSTQRFIGAVGEFLTKDVAVVQRTLADLGFGLGALEPVVGAGVPD, encoded by the coding sequence ATGGAGGTCGGGTTCATCGGCGCCGGCCGGATGGGCGCCCCGATGGTGAGTCGGCTGGTCCAGGCCGGCCATCGGGTGACGGTGCTGGGCCGCACCGCCGAGAAGCGCACGGCGATCGCCGAACTCGGCGCCATCGCCGCCGGCGATATCGCTGCCGTCGCGCTCGAGGTGGTGGTGCTGTGCGTGTTCACCGATGACCAGGTGCGCGCGGTGTGCGCGGGCCCGCTACTGGACGCCATGCCGGCCGGTGCCACGCTGGTCATCCACACCACCGGAAGTCCGCGCACCGCGCAGTGGATCGCCGAGCGGGCACCACACGTCGCGGTGGTGGACGCGCCGGTGAGCGGTGGACCACACGACATCGCCGCCGGACGGCTCACCGTGTTCGCCGGTGGCACCGACGACGCCATCGCAGGGATCAGGCCGGTGCTGGCCAGCTACGCGGATCCGTTACTGCACATGGGCCCGCTGGGCGCCGGCCAGGGCATGAAGTTGGTCAACAACACCATGTTCGCCGCGCAGATCGGATTGGTCGCCGAGGCGGTGCGGATGGGCGCACACCTTTCGATCGACGAGACGGCACTGCTCGGCGCGCTTGCTCACGGTAGCGGCGCCAGCCGCGCGCTGGAGATGATCGAGCGGGCCGGATCCACGCAGCGGTTCATCGGCGCCGTCGGTGAGTTCCTCACCAAGGATGTGGCCGTCGTGCAGCGGACGCTGGCCGATCTCGGCTTCGGTCTCGGCGCGCTCGAGCCGGTGGTCGGCGCCGGCGTGCCGGATTGA
- a CDS encoding cytochrome P450, giving the protein MTTAELVFDPFSEEYFNNPFEIYRRMRTEAPLYYSADQDFYALTRHVDVAAALKDHESFSSSRGCDLAMVQSGEPPQKSIIFMDPPDHRHMRSLLNKAFTPRAIQAQKDTIVEQIDRFLDNITGDEFDVVQDFSGPFPVEVITRMAGVEEDYRQQVRHWIDTSLSREPGQVGYSEAGMKANIDTAIYYYSLVQKRRENPQDDMISRLIAAEIPRDDGELHKLDDIEITGFATLLGGAGAETVTKLIGTAVVLFAKHPEQWQKLLDDRELVPSAVEELLRYEGPVQYNVRYTLKEAHVPSGVIPAGKPVFLISAAANRDPDAFTDADRFDIERDRTEAQNLGLGYGIHSCLGAALARMESTIALEKLLDFMPRYEVDFAGLERVRMQNVAGYARVPVRVTR; this is encoded by the coding sequence ATGACGACGGCCGAACTGGTTTTCGATCCATTCTCCGAGGAGTACTTCAACAACCCGTTCGAGATCTATCGGCGCATGCGCACCGAGGCACCGCTCTACTACAGCGCCGACCAGGATTTCTACGCCCTCACCCGTCATGTCGATGTGGCGGCCGCGCTCAAGGACCACGAGTCCTTCTCCTCGTCACGCGGGTGCGATCTGGCGATGGTGCAGAGCGGTGAGCCGCCGCAGAAATCGATCATCTTCATGGACCCACCGGACCATCGCCACATGCGCAGCCTGCTCAACAAGGCGTTCACCCCACGTGCCATCCAAGCCCAGAAGGACACCATCGTCGAGCAGATCGATCGGTTCCTGGACAACATCACCGGCGATGAATTCGACGTCGTGCAGGATTTCTCCGGGCCGTTCCCGGTCGAGGTGATCACTCGGATGGCGGGCGTCGAAGAGGACTACCGCCAGCAGGTGCGGCACTGGATCGACACCAGCCTGTCGCGCGAACCCGGACAGGTCGGATATTCCGAGGCCGGCATGAAAGCCAATATCGACACGGCAATCTATTACTACTCACTCGTCCAGAAGCGCCGGGAGAACCCGCAGGACGACATGATCAGCCGCCTCATCGCCGCGGAGATTCCCCGCGATGACGGCGAATTGCACAAGCTCGACGATATCGAGATCACCGGCTTCGCAACGCTGCTCGGCGGTGCCGGTGCCGAGACGGTCACCAAGCTGATCGGCACGGCGGTGGTGCTGTTCGCCAAGCACCCGGAGCAGTGGCAGAAGCTGCTCGACGACCGCGAGCTGGTCCCGTCCGCGGTCGAGGAGCTGCTGCGGTACGAGGGACCGGTGCAGTACAACGTGCGGTACACCCTCAAGGAGGCGCACGTGCCCAGCGGGGTCATCCCCGCGGGCAAACCGGTGTTCCTGATCAGCGCCGCCGCCAACCGCGATCCCGACGCGTTCACCGACGCCGACAGGTTCGACATCGAGCGTGATCGCACCGAGGCGCAGAACCTCGGGCTGGGCTACGGAATCCACAGCTGCCTGGGCGCGGCGCTGGCGCGCATGGAGAGCACCATCGCGCTGGAGAAGTTGCTCGACTTCATGCCGCGCTACGAGGTGGATTTCGCGGGCCTGGAACGGGTGCGGATGCAGAATGTGGCGGGCTACGCGCGGGTCCCGGTGCGGGTGACCAGATGA